One stretch of Streptomyces sp. 135 DNA includes these proteins:
- a CDS encoding alkyl hydroperoxide reductase, which produces MALDELKSAVPDYAKDLKLNLGSVIGNSDLPQQQLWGTVLACAIASRSPKVLRELEPEAKANLSPEAYTAAKSAAAIMAMNNVFYRTRHLLSDPEYGTMRAGLRMNVIGNPGVEKVDFELWSLAVSAINGCGQCLDSHEQVLRKAGVDREVIQEAFKIAAVIQAVGVTLDSEAHLA; this is translated from the coding sequence ATGGCACTCGACGAACTCAAGTCCGCCGTACCGGACTACGCCAAGGACCTGAAGCTGAACCTCGGCTCGGTCATCGGCAACAGCGACCTCCCGCAGCAGCAGCTCTGGGGCACCGTGCTGGCCTGCGCCATCGCGTCCCGCTCCCCGAAGGTGCTGCGCGAGCTGGAGCCCGAGGCGAAGGCGAACCTCTCCCCCGAGGCGTACACCGCCGCCAAGTCGGCCGCCGCCATCATGGCGATGAACAACGTCTTCTACCGCACGCGTCACCTGCTCTCCGACCCGGAGTACGGGACGATGCGCGCCGGTCTGCGGATGAACGTCATCGGCAACCCGGGCGTCGAGAAGGTCGACTTCGAGCTGTGGTCCCTCGCGGTCTCCGCGATCAACGGCTGCGGCCAGTGCCTGGACTCGCACGAGCAGGTCCTGCGCAAGGCCGGCGTCGACCGTGAGGTCATCCAGGAGGCGTTCAAGATCGCCGCGGTCATCCAGGCCGTGGGCGTCACGCTGGACTCCGAGGCGCACCTCGCCTAG
- a CDS encoding AI-2E family transporter produces MSRVPGWLGRLGAGLSEMSERLNEQRAKDDEPDDVAGVEPDHVPPPPAYAPAVAARPDPAAAVPWGMRVAAEAAWRLLILAGTLWVLMKVISAVQLVVLAFVAALLITALLQPTVARLRRVGLPRGLATAVTAILGFVIMGLVGWFVVWQVMENADELSGQVQDGIEDLRKWLLNSPFHVTEDQINDIATSLRDAVGANTEELTSAGLEGVTVIVEALTGILLAMFSTLFLLYDGKRIWQWFLKLVPAQARPGIAGAGPRAWRTLTAYVRGTVIVAMIDAIFIGLGIYFLGVPMAVPLAVIIFLASFVPLVGAVVSGALAVVVALVTQGVFTAVMALAVVLAVQQIEGHILQPFILGRAVRVHPLAVILSVAAGGMVAGIGGAVVAVPLVAVTNTVVGYLRAYSREAALKAAREPQPQGATASDVSASDPPPQ; encoded by the coding sequence ATGTCGCGAGTGCCAGGGTGGCTCGGCAGGCTCGGTGCCGGACTGAGCGAGATGAGCGAGCGGTTGAACGAGCAGCGGGCCAAGGACGACGAGCCGGACGACGTCGCGGGCGTGGAGCCCGACCACGTGCCTCCGCCGCCGGCCTACGCGCCCGCCGTGGCGGCCAGACCCGACCCCGCGGCGGCCGTGCCGTGGGGGATGCGGGTCGCCGCCGAGGCCGCCTGGCGGCTGCTGATCCTCGCGGGCACGCTCTGGGTCCTGATGAAGGTCATCAGCGCGGTCCAGCTGGTGGTGCTCGCCTTCGTGGCCGCACTGCTGATCACCGCGCTGCTCCAGCCCACGGTGGCCCGGCTGCGGAGGGTCGGCCTGCCGCGCGGGCTGGCGACGGCGGTCACGGCGATCCTCGGCTTCGTCATCATGGGCCTGGTCGGCTGGTTCGTCGTCTGGCAGGTCATGGAGAACGCCGACGAACTCTCCGGTCAGGTCCAGGACGGCATCGAGGACCTGCGCAAGTGGCTGCTCAACAGCCCCTTCCACGTGACCGAGGACCAGATCAACGACATCGCCACGAGCCTGCGCGACGCCGTCGGTGCCAACACCGAGGAGCTCACCTCCGCCGGCCTCGAAGGCGTCACCGTCATCGTCGAGGCGCTGACCGGCATCCTGCTCGCGATGTTCTCGACGCTCTTCCTGCTCTACGACGGCAAGCGCATCTGGCAGTGGTTCCTGAAGCTGGTGCCCGCCCAGGCCCGGCCCGGCATCGCGGGGGCGGGGCCGCGTGCCTGGCGCACCCTCACCGCGTATGTGCGCGGCACGGTCATAGTGGCCATGATCGACGCCATCTTCATCGGCCTCGGCATCTACTTCCTCGGGGTGCCGATGGCGGTGCCGCTGGCCGTCATCATCTTCCTGGCGTCGTTCGTGCCGCTGGTCGGTGCCGTGGTCTCCGGCGCCCTCGCGGTGGTCGTCGCGCTCGTGACGCAGGGCGTGTTCACGGCGGTGATGGCGCTGGCGGTGGTCCTCGCGGTGCAGCAGATCGAGGGGCACATCCTGCAGCCGTTCATCCTCGGCCGCGCGGTGCGGGTGCACCCGCTGGCGGTGATCCTGTCGGTCGCCGCGGGCGGCATGGTGGCCGGGATCGGCGGGGCCGTCGTGGCGGTGCCGCTGGTCGCCGTGACGAACACGGTGGTCGGCTATCTGCGGGCGTACTCCCGCGAGGCCGCGCTGAAGGCGGCGCGGGAGCCGCAACCGCAGGGGGCCACGGCGTCGGACGTGTCCGCGTCGGATCCCCCGCCGCAGTAA
- a CDS encoding lytic transglycosylase domain-containing protein: MLEGNRVSRISVRGFAVASATAVTTVGAVVGVASGNTQPSNTNDFEAAASDATLLAEIPAGQQAQVQTASLTQQADAQAMAADTAAKKTAAEEARKQAAASAIEKQQAAEKAEAAKKAAAKKEREEKAETKASRSSARDAKDFAPQSSYTVAQVQAMARQMVPSGQFQCFSNIVNHESTWNYKATNASSGAYGLVQALPASKMASAGADWQTNPATQIKWGLNYMNDRYGSPCGAWDFWQANNWY, translated from the coding sequence ATGCTGGAAGGAAACCGTGTGAGCCGGATTTCGGTCCGGGGATTCGCCGTGGCTTCTGCCACCGCGGTCACCACCGTCGGAGCTGTCGTGGGTGTCGCCTCGGGCAACACCCAGCCCTCGAACACGAACGACTTCGAGGCAGCGGCGAGCGACGCGACGCTCCTCGCAGAGATCCCCGCGGGTCAGCAGGCCCAGGTCCAGACCGCGTCCCTGACGCAGCAGGCCGACGCGCAGGCCATGGCCGCCGACACCGCCGCGAAGAAGACCGCCGCGGAGGAGGCCCGCAAGCAGGCCGCCGCCTCGGCGATCGAGAAGCAGCAGGCCGCGGAGAAGGCGGAGGCGGCCAAGAAGGCCGCCGCCAAGAAGGAGCGCGAGGAGAAGGCCGAGACCAAGGCCAGCCGCTCCTCCGCGCGCGACGCCAAGGATTTCGCTCCGCAGAGCTCCTATACGGTCGCCCAGGTCCAGGCGATGGCACGGCAGATGGTCCCCAGCGGCCAGTTCCAGTGCTTCAGCAACATCGTCAACCACGAGTCCACGTGGAACTACAAGGCCACCAACGCCTCTTCCGGCGCCTACGGCCTCGTCCAGGCGCTGCCCGCCTCCAAGATGGCCTCGGCGGGCGCCGACTGGCAGACCAACCCGGCCACGCAGATCAAGTGGGGCCTGAACTACATGAACGACCGCTACGGAAGCCCGTGCGGCGCCTGGGACTTCTGGCAGGCGAACAACTGGTACTAG
- a CDS encoding PhoH family protein: MVTSTKRRMPDRRTYVLDTSVLLADPNALTRFDEHEVVLPVVVVTELEAKRHHPELGYFARQALRLLDDFRIRHGRLDAPIPIGDLGGSLRVELNHSDPGVLPAGYRLGDNDSRILAVARNLQAEGYDVTVVSKDLPLRIKASSVGLLAEEYRAELAITDSGWTGMSELALSGEQVDLLFEEDQLYVPEAADLPVHTGLTIQSAKGKALGRVTAEGNVRLVRGDREAFGIKGRSAEQRIALDLLLDPEVGIVSMGGRAGTGKSALALCAGLEAVLERRQHQKVMVFRPLYAVGGQELGYLPGSEAEKMGPWAQAVFDTLGSVAGKEVIEEITARGMLEVLPLTHIRGRSLHDAFVIVDEAQSLERNVLLTVLSRIGANSRVVLTHDVAQRDNLRVGRYDGVVAVVEKLKGHPLFAHVTLTRSERSQIAALVTEMLEDGHI; the protein is encoded by the coding sequence GTGGTGACCAGCACAAAGCGCCGCATGCCCGACAGGCGCACCTATGTTCTCGACACCAGCGTCCTGCTGGCCGACCCGAACGCCCTGACCCGCTTCGACGAGCACGAAGTCGTGCTGCCGGTCGTCGTGGTGACGGAGCTGGAGGCCAAGCGGCACCATCCGGAGCTCGGCTACTTCGCCCGGCAGGCCCTGCGCCTGCTGGACGACTTCCGGATCCGGCACGGCCGCCTGGACGCCCCGATCCCCATCGGGGACCTGGGCGGCTCGCTGCGCGTCGAGCTCAACCACTCCGATCCCGGCGTGCTCCCGGCCGGCTACCGGTTGGGGGACAACGACTCACGGATTCTCGCGGTGGCCCGCAACCTCCAGGCGGAGGGGTACGACGTCACGGTCGTCTCCAAGGACCTGCCGCTCAGGATCAAGGCGTCCTCGGTCGGACTGCTCGCCGAGGAGTACCGCGCCGAACTCGCCATCACGGACTCCGGCTGGACCGGCATGTCCGAGCTGGCCCTCTCCGGCGAACAGGTGGACCTCCTCTTCGAGGAAGACCAGCTGTACGTCCCCGAGGCGGCCGACCTGCCCGTGCACACCGGCCTCACCATCCAGTCCGCGAAGGGCAAGGCCCTCGGCCGCGTCACAGCGGAGGGCAACGTCCGTCTCGTACGCGGCGACCGGGAGGCCTTCGGCATCAAGGGAAGGAGCGCCGAACAGCGGATCGCGCTCGATCTGCTCCTCGACCCCGAGGTCGGCATCGTCTCCATGGGCGGGCGCGCCGGCACCGGCAAGTCGGCGCTCGCGCTCTGCGCGGGCCTGGAGGCCGTCCTCGAGCGCCGCCAGCACCAGAAGGTGATGGTCTTCCGTCCGCTGTACGCGGTCGGCGGGCAGGAGCTCGGCTATCTGCCCGGCAGCGAGGCCGAGAAGATGGGTCCGTGGGCCCAGGCGGTCTTCGACACGCTCGGCTCGGTGGCCGGGAAAGAGGTCATCGAGGAGATCACGGCGCGCGGCATGCTGGAGGTCCTGCCGCTCACCCACATCCGCGGCCGCTCGCTGCACGACGCGTTCGTCATCGTGGACGAGGCCCAGTCCCTGGAGCGGAACGTCCTGCTGACCGTGCTCTCCAGGATCGGGGCGAACTCCCGTGTCGTACTGACCCATGACGTCGCCCAGCGCGACAACCTCCGCGTGGGGCGGTACGACGGGGTGGTCGCCGTCGTGGAGAAGCTGAAGGGCCATCCGCTCTTCGCGCACGTCACCCTCACGCGGTCCGAGCGTTCGCAGATCGCGGCCCTGGTGACCGAAATGCTGGAGGACGGCCACATCTGA
- a CDS encoding isoprenyl transferase, whose amino-acid sequence MNLRDLVYGLYARRVEGRLDHDQVPKHIGVILDGNRRWAKASGGTTAQGHQAGAYKIEEFLGWCAETDVEVVTLWMLSTDNFDRPESELTPLLGIIEATVRSLVADGRWRVHHVGALDLLPARTQAVMKEAEQATHDNTGILVNVAVGYGGRQEIADAVRSLLLEHADKGTSLEEVAESVDIDLISKHLYTSGQPDPDLVIRTSGEQRLSGFMLWQSAHSEYYFCEVFWPAFRKVDFLRALRDYAARHRRYGG is encoded by the coding sequence GTGAACCTGCGCGACCTGGTGTACGGACTTTACGCACGCCGGGTGGAAGGCCGCCTCGACCACGACCAGGTGCCCAAGCACATCGGGGTCATCCTCGACGGCAACCGCCGCTGGGCCAAGGCGTCCGGCGGGACCACCGCACAGGGCCACCAGGCCGGCGCGTACAAGATCGAGGAGTTCCTCGGCTGGTGCGCCGAGACCGACGTCGAGGTCGTCACGCTGTGGATGCTCTCCACCGACAACTTCGACCGGCCGGAGTCGGAGCTCACCCCGCTCCTCGGCATCATCGAGGCCACGGTCCGCTCGCTCGTCGCGGACGGCCGCTGGCGCGTGCACCACGTCGGCGCGCTCGACCTGCTGCCCGCCCGCACCCAGGCCGTCATGAAGGAAGCCGAGCAGGCCACCCACGACAACACCGGGATACTGGTCAACGTCGCCGTGGGCTACGGCGGCCGCCAGGAGATCGCCGACGCGGTCCGCTCGCTGCTCCTGGAACACGCGGACAAGGGCACCAGCCTGGAGGAGGTCGCGGAGAGCGTCGACATCGACCTCATCTCCAAGCACCTCTACACCAGCGGCCAGCCCGACCCCGACCTGGTGATCCGCACGAGCGGCGAGCAGCGCCTGTCGGGCTTCATGCTCTGGCAGTCCGCCCACTCCGAGTACTACTTCTGCGAGGTCTTCTGGCCGGCCTTCCGCAAGGTCGACTTCCTGCGCGCGCTGCGTGACTACGCGGCCCGCCACCGCCGCTACGGCGGCTGA